The following are encoded together in the Penicillium digitatum chromosome 3, complete sequence genome:
- a CDS encoding Zinc finger, C2H2-type, with protein MDNRPASEYAQPDQNSAAAAHYTPQPEVRPTPQYTPQPEVRPNIPSANTPQSDYSLNPPPTARSPAYQDYLHRPPQSYAPNSQPGGAAGMAQATNPSLPANSPTYPPPYSPYQPQGHEMAQYQGHPPPPQHMYARPDWPHSYGQQHHGLPGPYASPATTVYSFVPIPGAQQHKRPRRRYEEIERMYKCGWNGCEKAYGTLNHLNAHVTMQSHGAKRTPEEFKEIRKEWKARKKEEEAQRKAIEERERAAAQAAQANQVEPPNPSDPSHGQPPAYAGGVRPQLPPIGYQPADSQVPSQYGGPPGSGMVYQNNAQMAYPPNYPHSPYQSGPVYPQLSSSPDLSADP; from the exons ATGGACAACCGGCCCGCTTCCGAGTACGCACAGCCAG ACCAAAattctgctgctgctgctcacTACACCCCGCAACCCGAGGTCCGCCCTACGCCGCAATATACACCGCAGCCGGAAGTCCGACCCAATATTCCGTCGGCCAATACTCCTCAGTCGGATTACAGTCTGAACCCTCCGCCGACCGCCCGCTCACCTGCCTACCAGGACTACCTTCACCGTCCTCCCCAGTCCTACGCCCCCAACTCCCAACCCGGTGGTGCGGCAGGTATGGCTCAAGCAACAA ATCCTTCGCTTCCGGCCAACAGCCCCACATACCCTCCTCCCTACTCTCCCTATCAGCCTCAGGGGCATGAGATGGCGCAGTACCAGGGTCACCCTCCTCCGCCTCAGCACATGTACGCGCGCCCGGATTGGCCGCATAGTTATGGACAACAGCATCATGGATTGCCGGGACCGTATGCTTCCCCGGCCACAACG GTCTACTCATTTGTCCCAATTCCTGGCGCACAGCAGCACAAGCGTCCTCGTCGTCGCTACGAGGAAATTGAGCGCATGTATAAGTGTGGATGGAACGGATGCGAGAAAGCATATGGCACACTAAACCATTTGAATGCACATGTGACGATGCAGTCGCACGGCGCGAAGCGCACTCCGGAGG AATTCAAGGAAATCCGCAAGGAATGGAAGGCTCgcaagaaggaggaagaggctcAGCGCAAGGCTATCGAGGAGCGTGAGCGTGCTGCCGCTCAGGCTGCCCAGGCCAACCAGGTCGAACCTCCCAACCCCTCTGACCCATCCCACGGACAGCCGCCGGCTTATGCCGGTGGAGTCCGCCCGCAACTCCCTCCGATCGGATACCAACCCGCGGATAGCCAAGTTCCTAGCCAGTACGGTGGTCCTCCTGGTAGTGGCATGGTCTATCAGAACAATGCACAGATGGCCTACCCTCCCAACTATCCTCACTCTCCCTACCAGAGCGGACCGGTGTACCCGCAAC TGTCATCCTCGCCCGACCTGTCCGCTGATCCATAA
- a CDS encoding RNA helicase (Dbp), putative yields MSYGGGYSRGGGGGGDSYRSRGGEGGYSNGGYGGGGGYGGGRGGGSGGGYGGGYGGGGGGGYGGGAAGGDRMNNLGAGLKTQDWDINTMPKFEKSFYKEHPDVTARSEEDVQAFRKSKEMAIQGTNVPRPVETFDEAGFPAYVLSEVKAQGFDAPTAIQSQGWPMALSGRDVVGIAETGSGKTLSYCLPAIVHINAQPLLAPGDGPIVLVLAPTRELAVQIQAEITKFGKSSRIRNTCVYGGVPKGPQIRDLSRGVEVCIATPGRLIDMLEAGRTNLRRVTYLVLDEADRMLDMGFEPQIRKIIGQIRPDRQTCMWSATWPKEVRQLASDFLNDYIQVNVGSTDLSANHRITQIVEVVSDFEKRDKMIKHLEKIMEDRSNKCIIFTGTKRVADEITRFLRQDGWPALSIHGDKQQNERDWVLNEFKQGKSPIMVATDVASRGIDVRDITHVLNYDYPNNSEDYVHRIGRTARAGAKGTAITFFTTENSKQARDLVTILTEAKQQVDPRLAEMVRYGGGGGGGRWGGRGRGGGRGGWGGGRGGGGGGFTASNAAPVGGNRRW; encoded by the exons ATGTCGTACGGAGGTGGCTACTCTCGcggtggcggcggcggcggtgaCTCCTACCG CTCCCGCGGAGGTGAAGGCGGCTACTCTAACGGTGGCtacggcggcggcggcggttACGGCGGTGGCCGTGGAGGAGGGAGCGGTGGTGGTTACGGCGGCGGCTACggtggtggaggtggtggtggctaCGGCGGCggtgctgccggtggtgacCGCATGAACAACCTCGGCGCTGGCCTGAAGACTCAAGACTGGG ATATCAACACCATGCCCAAGTTCGAGAAGTCATTCTACAAGGAGCACCCTGATGTTACTGCGCGCTCCGAGGAAGATGTTCAGGCCTTCCGTAAGTCTAAGGAGATGGCCATTCAGGGTACCAACGTACCCCGCCCTGTTGAAACCTTTGATGAGGCTGGTTTCCCCGCGTACGTTTTGTCCGAAGTCAAAGCCCAGGGCTTTGATGCTCCTACTGCTATTCAATCCCAGGGCTGGCCCATGGCTTTGTCCGGCCGTGACGTCGTCGGTATTGCCGAGACTGGTTCCGGCAAGACTCTCAGTTACTGTCTCCCCGCCATTGTTCACATCAACGCCCAGCCTCTCCTTGCCCCTGGTGATGGTCCCATTGTCCTTGTTCTGGCTCCTACTCGTGAGTTGGCTGTTCAGATTCAGGCTGAGATTACCAAGTTCGGAAAGTCCTCCCGCATTCGCAACACCTGTGTCTATGGTGGTGTCCCCAAGGGTCCTCAGATTCGTGACTTGTCTCGCGGTGTTGAGGTTTGCATTGCCACTCCCGGTCGTCTGATTGATATGCTCGAGGCTGGCCGCACCAACCTTCGTCGTGTCACTTACCTCGTTCTTGACGAGGCCGATCGTATGCTTGACATGGGTTTCGAGCCCCAGATTCGCAAGATCATCGGCCAGATTCGCCCCGATCGTCAGACGTGCATGTGGTCCGCTACCTGGCCCAAGGAAGTCCGTCAGCTCGCTTCTGATTTCCTCAACGACTACATCCAAGTCAATGTCGGCTCCACCGATCTTTCCGCCAACCACCGTATCACACAGATTGTCGAGGTCGTCTCGGACTTTGAGAAGCGTGACAAGATGATCAAGCACCTTGAGAAGATCATGGAGGACCGCTCCAACAAGTGCATCATCTTCACTGGTACCAAGCGTGTCGCAGATGAAATTACCCGATTCCTCCGTCAGGACGGCTGGCCTGCGCTTT CTATCCACGGTGACAAGCAGCAAAACGAGCGTGACTGGGTCTTGAACGAGTTCAAGCAGGGCAAGAGTCCCATCATGGTGGCCACCGATGTGGCCTCGCGTGGTATTG ATGTGCGCGACATCACTCATGTCCTCAACTATGATTACCCCAACAACTCGGAGGACTATGTCCACCGTATTGGCCGTACCGCTCGTGCCGGTGCCAAGGGCACTGCCATCACTTTCTTTACCACTGAAA ACTCTAAGCAGGCTCGTGATTTGGTCACTATCCTCACTGAAGCTAAGCAGCAGGTTGACCCCCGTCTTGCCGAGATGGTTCGCtacggcggcggcggcggtggtggtcgCTGGGGTGGCCGTGGACGCggtggtggccgtggtggctGGGGTGGTGGTCgtggcggcggcggtggtggtttCACTGCCTCCAATGCTGCTCCCGTCGGCGGCAACCGTCGCTGGTAG
- a CDS encoding thiamine biosynthesis protein (Thi-4), putative, producing the protein MSLKRILVIAGSDSSGGAGLEADQRVLAAHGCYALTATTGLTAQNTLGVQDIFVVPSEFVRKQINAGLEDVGADVVKLGMLSSAETIDVIAETLQAHKVPVIVLDPVMVSTSGSQLLPEKAVKELRTKLLPLATIITPNIPEALLLLKDAGTKTSEPKDLEGMVELAKKICSLGPKAVLLKGGHLPLTKDYKTSPEPKKGALVVDVLFDGTTITLFETKFLLSKNTHGTGCSLASAIAANLASGKDMIRAVRSAVQFVEVGIKTSIDLGKGSGPINHFHSTYTMPFAPGHFLEYILDRQDVQQVWRQFTHHEFVEGLGQGTLPIERFKAYLVQDYRYLVQFARSNALASYKATSMDSIAAATKIVLHIQREMALHIDYCASFGLSKQEMENTPETIACTAYGRYILDVGQSEDWLALQMALAPCLIGYGTIAKRLHAGENTLREGNTYWKWIENYVADDYTQAVQLGSALLEDHMQHVSPSRMEELIKIFVRATELEIRFWDMGLGGTGQ; encoded by the exons ATGTCTCTCAAAaggattttggtcattgcagGGTCAGATAGCTCAGGTGGAGC TGGTCTTGAGGCTGACCAAAGGGTTCTTGCAGCCCATGGATGCTATGCTCTCACTGCCACCACTGGATTGACGGCACAAAATACACTTGGTGTGCAAGACATCTTTGTCGTGCCCTCGGAATTTGTGAGAAAGCAGATCAATGCTGGACTTGAAGATGTGGGTGCAGATGTAGTCAAACTGG GTATGCTCTCATCTGCTGAGACCATTGATGTCATTGCAGAAACGCTGCAAGCTCACAAAGTCCCTGTTATCGTTCTGGATCCG GTTATGGTCTCCACTAGTGGCTCCCAGTTGCTACCTGAAAAAGCAGTTAAGGAACTACGGACGAAGCTACTTCCTCTGGCCACAATTATAACGCCAAACATTCCCGAGGCCCTTCTGTTATTAAAAGATGCTGGAACAAAGACTTCCGAACCGAAAGACCTAGAAGGAATGGTTGAGCTTGCTAAGAAGATTTGCTCATTGGGCCCCAAGGCGGTTCTCCTCAAGGGAGGTCACCTTCCTTTGACGAAAGACTACAAGACATCTCCAGAGCCGAAAAAAGGAGCTTTGGTGGTGGATGTCCTCTTTGATGGAACGACGATCACCTTATTCGAGACAAAGTTCTTGTTATCCAAGAACACACACGGCACGGGCTGCTCACTTGCTTCAGCCATTGCTGCAAACTTGGCTTCTGGAAAGGATATGATCAGAGCGGTCCGCAGCGCCGTGCAATTTGTTGAGGTAGGTATAAAGACAAGCATTGACCTAGGTAAAGGGAGTGGGCCGATCAATCATTTCCACTCCACTTACACTATGCCCTTTGCGCC TGGCCATTTCCTTGAGTACATTTTGGACCGCCAAGATGTGCAGCAAGTATGGCGGCAGTTCACCCACCATGAGTTTGTCGAAGGCTTGGGCCAGGGCACGCTACCTATTGAACGCTTCAAGGCGTACCTTGTGCAAGATTATCGCTACCTG GTACAATTTGCCCGAAGCAATGCACTTGCGTCATACAAGGCTACGAGCATGGATTCAATAGCTGCGGCAA CCAAGATTGTTCTCCACATCCAGCGGGAAATGGCATTGCACATCGACTACTGCGCCTCCTTTGGCCTTTCCAAGCAGGAGATGGAAAATACACCCGAAACGATCG CTTGCACCGCATACGGCCGATATATTTTGGATGTAGGCCAATCGGAGGACTGGCTAGCTCTCCAAATGGCCCTCGCACCGTGCTTGATTGGATATGGAACCATCGCAAAACGGCTGCACGCGGGAGAAAACACTCTTCGGGAGGGAAACACTTACTGGAAATGGATCGAGAATTATGTTGCCGACGACTACACACAGGCTGTACAATTAGGTTCAG CATTGCTGGAGGACCACATGCAACACGTATCACCTAGCCGCATGGAAGAGCTGATCAAAATCTTTGTTCGGGCTACGGAATTGGAGATTCGTTTTTGGGATATGGGTCTTGGAGGTACAGGGCAATAG